Within the Nitrospiraceae bacterium genome, the region GATCCTTTTCCCCCCAACTCGAAAGGAGCGGAACGGTCAAAATTTGAATTGACCGGGCGCCTCGACCCAGCACTGCAGCTTTGGCTGTGGCATGATTTCCAAATATGGTCAGAAAATCCACATCAAGATCAGCCGCCAGATTCACAGCGCGGCGCACAGTTTCATCAATATCATTCATCTTCAGATCTAAAAAAATCCTGCAATTTTGTGCACGTAATTCCTTGATAAAATCCGCATTCACCGCCAGAAATAATTCCAGGCCGATTTTATAAAACCAGGCGACACCCTCTAAATCCTTCACATATTGACGGGCTTCCTCTACGGAGGAAACATCAAGTGCGACAATTAACCGTTCCTGTAGGGGGATAACCATGTTCATTCCTAATTCATCATATACGCCGGTGGTTCAACATTCATGGGAATGCGCGGATGAGTAATCTATAGACAGCCCTAGGAATGAGAGACCGAGGTATGAGCCAGGCTTTTACCAGTGAATAGCCACACACCCAAATTCCACATGAACACTAATTCTTGCTTATGGACAGTGGAGAGTGCCATAACCAATGGATGAACTCAAGCCACACCGCATCGAGGCCAAACCTGCCCTTGATGACTCATCGATTCGAACCATTTCGTCGAA harbors:
- the pyrF gene encoding orotidine-5'-phosphate decarboxylase is translated as MVIPLQERLIVALDVSSVEEARQYVKDLEGVAWFYKIGLELFLAVNADFIKELRAQNCRIFLDLKMNDIDETVRRAVNLAADLDVDFLTIFGNHATAKAAVLGRGARSIQILTVPLLSSWGEKDLQDLGMMSMHPGESARFHSLDDYVLWRADMAMAQGCDGLIASGKYVGILRERFGPKVLIVSPGVRPAGQNTHEHQRSLTPFDAIRAGADYLVVGRPIRDADNRRKMA